In Pseudopipra pipra isolate bDixPip1 chromosome 5, bDixPip1.hap1, whole genome shotgun sequence, the following proteins share a genomic window:
- the LOC135414221 gene encoding uncharacterized protein C11orf16 homolog isoform X3, with protein MEKVARLSEGSFQGIRLPPTPPDKVSSRSISHVQCCHTNKDSHGSLLPRCPMTYLPVCTWNPGPLCAPLISSAKSNFIDSSPEVSSLVRGARVLARRETDGYYYLGHIAQEVKGSRERFVIEFDKSRARKGKAQLRLQETPLYDILHYEDARRRRLAPGDRVLAPWEARAERFGPGTVLKVVESKEAHLAHNRSGVLVNFWNGQTKEVSSDQALQIPLPLSERIILELQMPLAARQMVVDSSLHYPYIVTPGYRASGHYRLGHSDLDCWPGGLYSAHLCAKCSWECTSLPRCCLAAWEPTRPVGCKVQQENAFTPGTGLAEEVPSKKIEEELSELRITSSESVSREEKKKEETRLETENVPKDVWSCLEEDNEFIEPKKGAQREMAHAMVDTAVNTDSWLMETDHKEEPESRQQDAETEANFRHEHGLFESRVAEAPVQNSLRSPSLGTSALVPFRRQSFFDQVNQSLEKDSLTIRSALRVQRPHSTTNVLARRSTKLLNLLKHKSITKSILNGASQERWKEMGFDRAKTEHKRRKEEQRQLKREQQQEADGIQHQLHRDNQR; from the exons atGGAGAAAGTAGCCAGACTATCAGAGGGGTCCTTTCAAGGAATCAGACTCCCCCCTACTCCTCCTGACAAG GTAAGCTCCAGGTCCATCTCACATGTCCAGTGTTGTCACACTAATAAAGATTCCCATGGCTCTCTGCTGCCAAGATGTCCAATGACATA CCTTCCTGTTTGCACATGGAACCCAGGTCCTCTTTGTGCACCCTTGATATCCTCAGCAAAGAGTAATTTCATTGATTCATCCCCAGAGGTGTCCAGTTTAGTCAGGGGGGCTCGTGTGTTGGCAAGGAGAGAAACTGATGGCTATTACTACCTGGGCCACATTGCCCAAGAGGTGAAG GGCTCCAGGGAACGCTTTGTAATTGAGTTTGACAAAAGTCGTGCTCGAAAAGGCAAGGCACAGCTCCGCCTGCAGGAAACGCCTCTCTACGACATTCTCCACTACGAGGATGCCAGGAGACGGCGTCTCGCTCCGGGAGACAGGGTCTTGGCACCGTGGGAGGCTAGAGCTGAACGTTTTGGCCCCGGCACTGTGCTGAAGGTTGTGGAGAGCAAGGAGGCACATTTAG CACACAACAGAAGTGGAGTGCTTGTGAATTTCTGGAATGGGCAGACCAAGGAGGTGTCTTCTGACCAAGCTCTGCAGATTCCTCTGCCCTTAAGTGAACGCATCATCCTAGAACTGCAGATGCCTTTAGCAGCCAGGCAGATGGTGGTAGATTCAAGCTTACATTACCCATACATTGTGACACCGGGTTATAGAGCCTCAGGCCACTACAGACTGGGTCACTCAGACCTGGACTGCTGGCCAGGGGGTCTGTACTCAGCTCATCTGTGTGCTAAGTGCAGCTGGGAGTGTACCTCGCTCCCCCGGTGCTGCCTGGCAGCCTGGGAACCCACACGGCCTGTAGGGTGCAAAGTGCAGCAGGAAAATGCCTTCACCCCAGGAACAGGCTTGGCTGAAGAAGTACCCAGCAAGAAAATAGAAGAGGAACTGTCTGAATTGAGAATTACATCTTCAGAAAGTGTttccagagaggaaaagaaaaaggaagagacgAGATTAGAGACAGAAAATGTTCCAAAAGATGTTTGGTCTTGTTTGGAAGAGGACAATGAGTTTATAGAACCTAAGAAG GGTGCTCAGAGGGAGATGGCTCATGCTATGGTTGATACTGCTGTTAACACAGACAGCTGGTTAATGGAGACAGATCACAAGGAGGAACCAgagagcaggcagcaggatgCTGAAACTGAAGCTAATTTTAGACATGAGCATG GTCTTTTTGAGTCCAGAGTGGCAGAAGCTCCAGTCCAGAATTCCCTAAGGAGCCCTTCCCTGGGAACCAGTGCTTTGGTTCCTTTCAGGCGCCAAAGCTTCTTTGACCAAGTGAATCAATCGCTAGAGAAAGACAGCCTGACCATCAGATCAGCTCTACGTGTACAGAGACCACACAGTACCACCAATGTGCTGGCTAGGAGATCCACAAAACTTCTAAACCTTCTAAAACACAAAAGCATTACA aaATCAATCCTTAATGGTGCATCTCAGGAGAGATGGAAAGAGATGGGCTTCGACAGAGCCAAGACTGAGCacaaaaggaggaaagaggaacagaggcagctgaagagggagcagcagcaagagGCAGATGGCATCCAGCACCAGCTGCACAGGGACAATCAGAGGTGA
- the LOC135414221 gene encoding uncharacterized protein LOC135414221 isoform X1, whose amino-acid sequence MEKVARLSEGSFQGIRLPPTPPDKVSSRSISHVQCCHTNKDSHGSLLPRCPMTYLPVCTWNPGPLCAPLISSAKSNFIDSSPEVSSLVRGARVLARRETDGYYYLGHIAQEVKGSRERFVIEFDKSRARKGKAQLRLQETPLYDILHYEDARRRRLAPGDRVLAPWEARAERFGPGTVLKVVESKEAHLAHNRSGVLVNFWNGQTKEVSSDQALQIPLPLSERIILELQMPLAARQMVVDSSLHYPYIVTPGYRASGHYRLGHSDLDCWPGGLYSAHLCAKCSWECTSLPRCCLAAWEPTRPVGCKVQQENAFTPGTGLAEEVPSKKIEEELSELRITSSESVSREEKKKEETRLETENVPKDVWSCLEEDNEFIEPKKGAQREMAHAMVDTAVNTDSWLMETDHKEEPESRQQDAETEANFRHEHGLFESRVAEAPVQNSLRSPSLGTSALVPFRRQSFFDQVNQSLEKDSLTIRSALRVQRPHSTTNVLARRSTKLLNLLKHKSITKSILNGASQERWKEMGFDRAKTEHKRRKEEQRQLKREQQQEADGIQHQLHRDNQRQQLRQRTLQGLEKQLEHKERALQHMALLQAAGAERSRKESSFQEEGKRKASQRLQLLKTQSSQREELQAECNERSFEQEKERLEFLRSFCSQGRKCWNKNHRSRTSNKTSTRLPK is encoded by the exons atGGAGAAAGTAGCCAGACTATCAGAGGGGTCCTTTCAAGGAATCAGACTCCCCCCTACTCCTCCTGACAAG GTAAGCTCCAGGTCCATCTCACATGTCCAGTGTTGTCACACTAATAAAGATTCCCATGGCTCTCTGCTGCCAAGATGTCCAATGACATA CCTTCCTGTTTGCACATGGAACCCAGGTCCTCTTTGTGCACCCTTGATATCCTCAGCAAAGAGTAATTTCATTGATTCATCCCCAGAGGTGTCCAGTTTAGTCAGGGGGGCTCGTGTGTTGGCAAGGAGAGAAACTGATGGCTATTACTACCTGGGCCACATTGCCCAAGAGGTGAAG GGCTCCAGGGAACGCTTTGTAATTGAGTTTGACAAAAGTCGTGCTCGAAAAGGCAAGGCACAGCTCCGCCTGCAGGAAACGCCTCTCTACGACATTCTCCACTACGAGGATGCCAGGAGACGGCGTCTCGCTCCGGGAGACAGGGTCTTGGCACCGTGGGAGGCTAGAGCTGAACGTTTTGGCCCCGGCACTGTGCTGAAGGTTGTGGAGAGCAAGGAGGCACATTTAG CACACAACAGAAGTGGAGTGCTTGTGAATTTCTGGAATGGGCAGACCAAGGAGGTGTCTTCTGACCAAGCTCTGCAGATTCCTCTGCCCTTAAGTGAACGCATCATCCTAGAACTGCAGATGCCTTTAGCAGCCAGGCAGATGGTGGTAGATTCAAGCTTACATTACCCATACATTGTGACACCGGGTTATAGAGCCTCAGGCCACTACAGACTGGGTCACTCAGACCTGGACTGCTGGCCAGGGGGTCTGTACTCAGCTCATCTGTGTGCTAAGTGCAGCTGGGAGTGTACCTCGCTCCCCCGGTGCTGCCTGGCAGCCTGGGAACCCACACGGCCTGTAGGGTGCAAAGTGCAGCAGGAAAATGCCTTCACCCCAGGAACAGGCTTGGCTGAAGAAGTACCCAGCAAGAAAATAGAAGAGGAACTGTCTGAATTGAGAATTACATCTTCAGAAAGTGTttccagagaggaaaagaaaaaggaagagacgAGATTAGAGACAGAAAATGTTCCAAAAGATGTTTGGTCTTGTTTGGAAGAGGACAATGAGTTTATAGAACCTAAGAAG GGTGCTCAGAGGGAGATGGCTCATGCTATGGTTGATACTGCTGTTAACACAGACAGCTGGTTAATGGAGACAGATCACAAGGAGGAACCAgagagcaggcagcaggatgCTGAAACTGAAGCTAATTTTAGACATGAGCATG GTCTTTTTGAGTCCAGAGTGGCAGAAGCTCCAGTCCAGAATTCCCTAAGGAGCCCTTCCCTGGGAACCAGTGCTTTGGTTCCTTTCAGGCGCCAAAGCTTCTTTGACCAAGTGAATCAATCGCTAGAGAAAGACAGCCTGACCATCAGATCAGCTCTACGTGTACAGAGACCACACAGTACCACCAATGTGCTGGCTAGGAGATCCACAAAACTTCTAAACCTTCTAAAACACAAAAGCATTACA aaATCAATCCTTAATGGTGCATCTCAGGAGAGATGGAAAGAGATGGGCTTCGACAGAGCCAAGACTGAGCacaaaaggaggaaagaggaacagaggcagctgaagagggagcagcagcaagagGCAGATGGCATCCAGCACCAGCTGCACAGGGACAATCAGAG GCAACAGTTGCGTCAGAGAACACTGCAAGGGCTGGAGAAACAGCTGGAGCACAAAGAGAGAGCTTTGCAGCACATGGCACTGCtccaggctgctggggctgagaggagcaggaaggaatCCTCCTTTcaagaggaggggaagaggaaggcaaGTCAGAGGCTTCAGCTCTTAAAGACACAGAGTTCACAGAGAGAGGAGTTGCAGGCAGAATGCAATGAAAGGAGCTTTgaacaagagaaagaaaggctG GAGTTTCTGAGGAGTTTCTGCAGTCAGGGCAGGAAATGTTGGAACAAGAACCACAGGAGCAGGACAAGCAACAAAACCAGCACCAGGCTGCCAAAGTGA
- the LOC135414221 gene encoding uncharacterized protein C11orf16 homolog isoform X4: MEKVARLSEGSFQGIRLPPTPPDKVSSRSISHVQCCHTNKDSHGSLLPRCPMTYLPVCTWNPGPLCAPLISSAKSNFIDSSPEVSSLVRGARVLARRETDGYYYLGHIAQEVKGSRERFVIEFDKSRARKGKAQLRLQETPLYDILHYEDARRRRLAPGDRVLAPWEARAERFGPGTVLKVVESKEAHLAHNRSGVLVNFWNGQTKEVSSDQALQIPLPLSERIILELQMPLAARQMVVDSSLHYPYIVTPGYRASGHYRLGHSDLDCWPGGLYSAHLCAKCSWECTSLPRCCLAAWEPTRPVGCKVQQENAFTPGTGLAEEVPSKKIEEELSELRITSSESVSREEKKKEETRLETENVPKDVWSCLEEDNEFIEPKKKSILNGASQERWKEMGFDRAKTEHKRRKEEQRQLKREQQQEADGIQHQLHRDNQRQQLRQRTLQGLEKQLEHKERALQHMALLQAAGAERSRKESSFQEEGKRKASQRLQLLKTQSSQREELQAECNERSFEQEKERLEFLRSFCSQGRKCWNKNHRSRTSNKTSTRLPK; encoded by the exons atGGAGAAAGTAGCCAGACTATCAGAGGGGTCCTTTCAAGGAATCAGACTCCCCCCTACTCCTCCTGACAAG GTAAGCTCCAGGTCCATCTCACATGTCCAGTGTTGTCACACTAATAAAGATTCCCATGGCTCTCTGCTGCCAAGATGTCCAATGACATA CCTTCCTGTTTGCACATGGAACCCAGGTCCTCTTTGTGCACCCTTGATATCCTCAGCAAAGAGTAATTTCATTGATTCATCCCCAGAGGTGTCCAGTTTAGTCAGGGGGGCTCGTGTGTTGGCAAGGAGAGAAACTGATGGCTATTACTACCTGGGCCACATTGCCCAAGAGGTGAAG GGCTCCAGGGAACGCTTTGTAATTGAGTTTGACAAAAGTCGTGCTCGAAAAGGCAAGGCACAGCTCCGCCTGCAGGAAACGCCTCTCTACGACATTCTCCACTACGAGGATGCCAGGAGACGGCGTCTCGCTCCGGGAGACAGGGTCTTGGCACCGTGGGAGGCTAGAGCTGAACGTTTTGGCCCCGGCACTGTGCTGAAGGTTGTGGAGAGCAAGGAGGCACATTTAG CACACAACAGAAGTGGAGTGCTTGTGAATTTCTGGAATGGGCAGACCAAGGAGGTGTCTTCTGACCAAGCTCTGCAGATTCCTCTGCCCTTAAGTGAACGCATCATCCTAGAACTGCAGATGCCTTTAGCAGCCAGGCAGATGGTGGTAGATTCAAGCTTACATTACCCATACATTGTGACACCGGGTTATAGAGCCTCAGGCCACTACAGACTGGGTCACTCAGACCTGGACTGCTGGCCAGGGGGTCTGTACTCAGCTCATCTGTGTGCTAAGTGCAGCTGGGAGTGTACCTCGCTCCCCCGGTGCTGCCTGGCAGCCTGGGAACCCACACGGCCTGTAGGGTGCAAAGTGCAGCAGGAAAATGCCTTCACCCCAGGAACAGGCTTGGCTGAAGAAGTACCCAGCAAGAAAATAGAAGAGGAACTGTCTGAATTGAGAATTACATCTTCAGAAAGTGTttccagagaggaaaagaaaaaggaagagacgAGATTAGAGACAGAAAATGTTCCAAAAGATGTTTGGTCTTGTTTGGAAGAGGACAATGAGTTTATAGAACCTAAGAAG aaATCAATCCTTAATGGTGCATCTCAGGAGAGATGGAAAGAGATGGGCTTCGACAGAGCCAAGACTGAGCacaaaaggaggaaagaggaacagaggcagctgaagagggagcagcagcaagagGCAGATGGCATCCAGCACCAGCTGCACAGGGACAATCAGAG GCAACAGTTGCGTCAGAGAACACTGCAAGGGCTGGAGAAACAGCTGGAGCACAAAGAGAGAGCTTTGCAGCACATGGCACTGCtccaggctgctggggctgagaggagcaggaaggaatCCTCCTTTcaagaggaggggaagaggaaggcaaGTCAGAGGCTTCAGCTCTTAAAGACACAGAGTTCACAGAGAGAGGAGTTGCAGGCAGAATGCAATGAAAGGAGCTTTgaacaagagaaagaaaggctG GAGTTTCTGAGGAGTTTCTGCAGTCAGGGCAGGAAATGTTGGAACAAGAACCACAGGAGCAGGACAAGCAACAAAACCAGCACCAGGCTGCCAAAGTGA
- the LOC135414221 gene encoding uncharacterized protein LOC135414221 isoform X2: MSYWKSREEKSWESKTVIAGLPVCTWNPGPLCAPLISSAKSNFIDSSPEVSSLVRGARVLARRETDGYYYLGHIAQEVKGSRERFVIEFDKSRARKGKAQLRLQETPLYDILHYEDARRRRLAPGDRVLAPWEARAERFGPGTVLKVVESKEAHLAHNRSGVLVNFWNGQTKEVSSDQALQIPLPLSERIILELQMPLAARQMVVDSSLHYPYIVTPGYRASGHYRLGHSDLDCWPGGLYSAHLCAKCSWECTSLPRCCLAAWEPTRPVGCKVQQENAFTPGTGLAEEVPSKKIEEELSELRITSSESVSREEKKKEETRLETENVPKDVWSCLEEDNEFIEPKKGAQREMAHAMVDTAVNTDSWLMETDHKEEPESRQQDAETEANFRHEHGLFESRVAEAPVQNSLRSPSLGTSALVPFRRQSFFDQVNQSLEKDSLTIRSALRVQRPHSTTNVLARRSTKLLNLLKHKSITKSILNGASQERWKEMGFDRAKTEHKRRKEEQRQLKREQQQEADGIQHQLHRDNQRQQLRQRTLQGLEKQLEHKERALQHMALLQAAGAERSRKESSFQEEGKRKASQRLQLLKTQSSQREELQAECNERSFEQEKERLEFLRSFCSQGRKCWNKNHRSRTSNKTSTRLPK, encoded by the exons ATGAGCtactggaaaagcagagaagagaaaagctgGGAATCAAAGACAGTTATTGCAGG CCTTCCTGTTTGCACATGGAACCCAGGTCCTCTTTGTGCACCCTTGATATCCTCAGCAAAGAGTAATTTCATTGATTCATCCCCAGAGGTGTCCAGTTTAGTCAGGGGGGCTCGTGTGTTGGCAAGGAGAGAAACTGATGGCTATTACTACCTGGGCCACATTGCCCAAGAGGTGAAG GGCTCCAGGGAACGCTTTGTAATTGAGTTTGACAAAAGTCGTGCTCGAAAAGGCAAGGCACAGCTCCGCCTGCAGGAAACGCCTCTCTACGACATTCTCCACTACGAGGATGCCAGGAGACGGCGTCTCGCTCCGGGAGACAGGGTCTTGGCACCGTGGGAGGCTAGAGCTGAACGTTTTGGCCCCGGCACTGTGCTGAAGGTTGTGGAGAGCAAGGAGGCACATTTAG CACACAACAGAAGTGGAGTGCTTGTGAATTTCTGGAATGGGCAGACCAAGGAGGTGTCTTCTGACCAAGCTCTGCAGATTCCTCTGCCCTTAAGTGAACGCATCATCCTAGAACTGCAGATGCCTTTAGCAGCCAGGCAGATGGTGGTAGATTCAAGCTTACATTACCCATACATTGTGACACCGGGTTATAGAGCCTCAGGCCACTACAGACTGGGTCACTCAGACCTGGACTGCTGGCCAGGGGGTCTGTACTCAGCTCATCTGTGTGCTAAGTGCAGCTGGGAGTGTACCTCGCTCCCCCGGTGCTGCCTGGCAGCCTGGGAACCCACACGGCCTGTAGGGTGCAAAGTGCAGCAGGAAAATGCCTTCACCCCAGGAACAGGCTTGGCTGAAGAAGTACCCAGCAAGAAAATAGAAGAGGAACTGTCTGAATTGAGAATTACATCTTCAGAAAGTGTttccagagaggaaaagaaaaaggaagagacgAGATTAGAGACAGAAAATGTTCCAAAAGATGTTTGGTCTTGTTTGGAAGAGGACAATGAGTTTATAGAACCTAAGAAG GGTGCTCAGAGGGAGATGGCTCATGCTATGGTTGATACTGCTGTTAACACAGACAGCTGGTTAATGGAGACAGATCACAAGGAGGAACCAgagagcaggcagcaggatgCTGAAACTGAAGCTAATTTTAGACATGAGCATG GTCTTTTTGAGTCCAGAGTGGCAGAAGCTCCAGTCCAGAATTCCCTAAGGAGCCCTTCCCTGGGAACCAGTGCTTTGGTTCCTTTCAGGCGCCAAAGCTTCTTTGACCAAGTGAATCAATCGCTAGAGAAAGACAGCCTGACCATCAGATCAGCTCTACGTGTACAGAGACCACACAGTACCACCAATGTGCTGGCTAGGAGATCCACAAAACTTCTAAACCTTCTAAAACACAAAAGCATTACA aaATCAATCCTTAATGGTGCATCTCAGGAGAGATGGAAAGAGATGGGCTTCGACAGAGCCAAGACTGAGCacaaaaggaggaaagaggaacagaggcagctgaagagggagcagcagcaagagGCAGATGGCATCCAGCACCAGCTGCACAGGGACAATCAGAG GCAACAGTTGCGTCAGAGAACACTGCAAGGGCTGGAGAAACAGCTGGAGCACAAAGAGAGAGCTTTGCAGCACATGGCACTGCtccaggctgctggggctgagaggagcaggaaggaatCCTCCTTTcaagaggaggggaagaggaaggcaaGTCAGAGGCTTCAGCTCTTAAAGACACAGAGTTCACAGAGAGAGGAGTTGCAGGCAGAATGCAATGAAAGGAGCTTTgaacaagagaaagaaaggctG GAGTTTCTGAGGAGTTTCTGCAGTCAGGGCAGGAAATGTTGGAACAAGAACCACAGGAGCAGGACAAGCAACAAAACCAGCACCAGGCTGCCAAAGTGA